DNA sequence from the Eulemur rufifrons isolate Redbay chromosome 6, OSU_ERuf_1, whole genome shotgun sequence genome:
taaagtcagaaaaaaaactgatttttactaacaaatatgcaaataatttatgagCTTCTGTTGAGACCTTAATATGATTTTCTcttaactgaaaataaagaagGTAAAAGCACAAGAACTTACTTCAGGTTCTGATATACACCTATTTTCTCTACCTTTGATTTGTGAATTTTCTTGAAGCTTCTCTAAGCTATAAAGTGTAGTCATATTTATGCCAGCATGTGGGAGGTGAGGACCTGCTCTTAAAGAAAATCTCAGGGGGACTGAGGGGTGTTACATCAGGATCACCTCTCTTGGGTTTACTGAAACACTGCTGAATCAGGAAGATAATTATGCCTCAGTCATATTGCCCAGAATTTTAAATTCCCCAGTGCTTGTTGTATGATGTCTGTGGAAGGCATAAAAAATTTTCCATCTTGAAATTTTGATAATGGAACTTTTGGAGAGTGACAACAGCAAGATAGTGGAATGGAAAATCCCctagcattttttcatgtaaaaatagaACTAGTAAACTAGTAACAATTCAAAGACAAGAACACCTCCTTGAATACACCAAAACTCCAGAAAGAAGTGGAGAAATGCCCCGGGGCCCAGACCTGACAAACACTGAcaaccacttcttccagactttggaccacttcttacataTTCAATcctcaataagctgtggaaaacaccctttgcgatttcatcaccactcactcttgagtcttcttcactgctggcataaaccagctaccattaagatgacaacactgtgttgacagtttagacacagactttgattaattgtactgcttcttgagaTATAGTAAGTTAAATTTTTGATTCagaattggacatttcatatttaatgaccaagagatgcttttctcttggttgttttgggattttttcctttatgctgCCTTGATGCTTTCATAAAACATCTCATACTTATAACACCCTGTTTTAAGTAGCTAACCTGGATCgcatataaaaactttaaatatttacttcttcCATGCTTACAGTTTAGATTATTGATGTTAcagtttacttattttaataatgtatgtcTATTAACAATTTATTGTAGTTATagctattttaatacatttatctcTTAACCTTTATACTAAAGTTGAGAATGCTTTATGTAACATTATAACATTAGGGAATTCTGAATTTTACCTCATCTTTATCTATAGTAGTaagttttatacatttatatgtttttacatTGTTAATTAGCATCCTTTAACTTCATGTTGCTGACTTCCCTCTAGTATTTCTTGTAAGATAGGTCTAAGGTGTAGTTGGTTATaaacagagttttgttttgtttttttttatcttttcttcatttataaagggCAGCTTTGCCTGATAGTTGTCTtaagtaatgtttttttttttttaatttagtgtttgaatgtattttttcacACTTTACTGGCCTGCAAGGATTCTGTTGAGAAATTTACTGATAGTCTAATGATGATGCCCTTGTATGTGAAGcttttgaaattctctttttgGTTAACATTTGACAATTTAATTACAATGTATCTCAGCATAGACTTCTTTAGGTTCAATCTATTTGGAAATCCTTAGGCTTTGTGAATCTGAATGTCCGTTTCTCTCTAATTTTGGAAACTTCtcaaccattatttttttaaatacactttctgccacctttctcattctcttctccTTGCTTAACTTCCCTAATGCATATATTGTTTCACCTGATGATGTCCAATAAGTCTCATAGTTTTCTCCtcactttcttgtttttttatctttttactccTTTGACTGGATAATTCCAAGTGATCTTTTATTGGGGTCAATTGacctttcttttgcttgattaAATCTGATGTTGAGGAATTTTTTATTTGGCTTTGTATTCTCCAGCTCtgtgatttctatttttgtggtCTTGTACATCCATTGCTTTTCTAGTTTAGTCTCATGTCTAACTGTGATTTCTTGTAGATCACTCAACTTCTTTAAGaggattatttttagtttttttttttttattcaattcaTAGATCTCTTTCTTTAGGGTCAGTTATTAGAGCTTCATTGTTTCCCTTCTTGCTTCCACATTTCCCTAAATCTTTGTTATCCTTGTGTACTTCCATATATCTCTGTGCTTTTAAGGATCCAGTTTCTCTTCCATTCTCTATAGGTTCACTTCAATACAAAAGACCTATGCCACTCAGCCCGCCTGTGGTTATGGAAAAGGCAGGTGATTATATCCTTGGGCAAGCCAGGCTTGCTGCCAGGGTCTTTGGTCACATAGGGCTGCTGTCTGTtaactggggtggggtggggttgctGGCTGGGCTCCATTACTCATTCAGGGCTTCTGACTGGGCTCCCTAAACAGGCAAGACCACTCACTGGGCTCTGTATTCAGGTGGGGCTGCTGGCTGTGGTCCACAGATGGCTGGGATCACTGGCTTTGCGTGAAAGTTAGTTGAGTTCACTGACCAGGCTCCCTATTCAGACAGGGGCAGTGGCTGTGCTATGCAGTTGGGTGGGGCTTCAGGCTGTTCTACAATTGGGCAGGTTTACTGGCTGTGCTCTGCTGTCAAGCAAGATCATTGGCCAGACTCCCTGGTCCGATGGAACTGCAGGCTGTGCCCTGCAGTTGTGAGAGGGGTGCTGGCTTGGATCCCTGGCTGGGTGTGGCTGCAAGCTGTGCTCTGTGGTTGGGTGGTACTATAGGTTGGGCACTGCAGCTTGTCTGGTCCACTGGTTGTAACTCAAGCCAGGTAGATGTGATGAACATTCTCCTTGGCCAGATATGCTGCTGTATCAACTTCATAGGTGGGCAATGCCCCTGGCTGGGCTCTGTGGTCAATGAGGCTGCCAGCTGGGACATGATACCACCACCAAGATCTGCTGCCTGTTGCTATAAGTTACACCCCCTCACTTTGTTATGAAGTGACCATAGGTGAGCCAATGCCAATTCCCCCTTTGTTCCTCATAAAGTTAGACAGAAATGGGCTTCCTGGGAAGTGCCCTGGAACATAGAGAAACCGGATATCTGCCTTGGAATCTCCTTCCTccactagagaaaataaaatataggtcCAGGAAATCTCCTTCATGTGGCACTGTGCCAGGTGGGGAAGAAGCAGCACAATACACGTGAAATTGCTCCTGTTATACTTATATCAAAATTGCCTACCTGTTACCATGTATCAAAATTTCCTACTTTCACATGAACATTAACAGAATTTTGCTTATAATGTACACAGATTATTATGTTAACCTGAATTGTCAGGGGAAATCTACATTAGCTATTGCTGGAAAGCATATTATTAGCATCTAATCATCGTGATTCATCTACAGCaataatttcatcatttcataATCTCCAAAATTCCATTCAGTATTTCCAGGATGTTGAGGAGTTGTTTAATAACCACTAAAATGTGAATTGGAAAAAGACAGAATTTGAAACCAAGGGATTTTCTTTTGCGCTACATAGTGGCTGAGTTACTTAGGGCAAGTCCTTAAATCTCCATGTCTAACACTCTAAATGTTGTAACTGGAGATAATAATTATCATCTCACTTACTACTTCATTTgtggatattaaaataaataatgatctTAAAGCTAGTACTACACTATGATTATGtcacttataattatttttatacatgctGATTTGTGTTCTATCGTATCTTCAAAGAATTCCTCAGGGGGCTTTTATCCAAAGAGTTACAcgatgaaaaaattaaatcacaaatggaagtaaataaataaaacataaagaaaaaaagactacaaaCAAAACAAGTCAACCACTTGGATTAAAAAGGTGTCAGTATTAAGTTTAAGTTTGGTTGCTGCAAGCCACAGCAAGTTTTCAGGACTACAAAATAAAAGGACACATACAATTATTTAGGCAAAATGTAGAGCATTTTTTGCACTAattctaaaacacatttttttaaataacgtTATAAATCTGGGCATCAGACCATTCTAGTTGCTAGAAATGAAACACAATTCTTTGCTTAACAAAAAGGGACATTTGTTATAATATAAAGTAACATCCCTCAGATTAAATGATGCTCATCATCAAAAAGGAAGTGGATCCAGGGACTCTGTGGCAATGAGGACCTCCTGGCACTTGCTTCCCAGCTCTTCTGCTTCATTATTGCCTCTACAGATCATCTTCTTCTGATGCCCACTGTCACagacaaaaccaaacaaatatacaaacaaaaagccctgaaatttaaatattaaattcttgtCACCCCTagttgccttctttctttttcagctgCTGTTTCTGAAAGAAGATTTTGATAGAAGCAGACTGATTCAATCAACTGAGACTTAAGAACAGAGACCAATTTTACAAAAACTACAAGTCATCTAGGTGATAGTCTGGAAATTAATTTGAACATTTTACAGTAAATACATTAGTTTATATCATGCCAGCTTTTCTATAGTGGTGTTGGTGAAAATCAGagggcaaaatattaaaatagcaaaCATCTAAGGCAATTTAAtaagggatatatatatatatatatatatattcaatatgcAGCCATCTGGTCAACTAATAATGCATGGATTAATGTGGATGAATTACATGTCTCTTTATATAGACTCTTTACTATCAATTTTCTCTATAGAAGAACTACTGAACTGTTTCAGAACTACTGATACAGGcttatgtgaaaaataatcagCCGCAGACAGCTTTGCGAAGCAACATAAGCTAAGTGTTTTCTCCAGAGAGATATGTGCACCCCTACTCATTTATATATCATTTCAGGGCATTTATGGGTATGCAGAAGTCAATTGATAAGACACTATTGACTCCTAATAACCCAGCCCTAAGTCAGAGGTACTGTGCTGGAAAACATACCTGGAATGCAATTAAAGTACATTGATGATAAAATTGGATCCATCCTCTTGGAAAGTCGTAAGCAGGTCTTGATAATGAGTTTAAAATCGAGGAACATAACCACTATTATCACATGGACAAAGACATTTCAAAAGATGTTTATCAGGTGGGTTTGGGTAAACTTACAGAAGGTTTTACCTAAAGGTGACCTATATCTTCAAATTTTTTGCAATGTGATTCCAGTAAGTACAAAGGTGTCAGCTATTGTTTTAAGACATCTCATTGGAGTAGAAATGATTTCATCGAAAAAAGGTCAAACTAATCACTGTGGCTCTGTGGACCATAATATTCAAAGGAGATGGATTTTCAAAGTTCTCATCAAAGAAAGTTAGTTATATACTAATAATTTACCCAAAATAAGTAAAGACATTGTTATCGTACACAATTATTTGATACCGACCAATTCATTTTCATAGAATCTCTCccaaataaaaaacttttaatttcaatattaaggtttttattaaaacaatgtcTTCAAGGTGTTAATCTTGAGAAGAAACTAATGAAAGTGGTCACTGAGAGTCCATGATATTAAACAAAACATGACTACAGAATAATAGGTTTGCCACTGACAAGAGTCACTGTGTTATCCCAGGCACCCCATGGTGATTACAAATAATGTCTAAAATGCCATTTTATGAAAGAATATTTCCCTAGTCATTTGTTGCAAGGCAAGGATTACATCTTTGTTCCTTAGGCTGTAGATCAATGGGTTCAGCATTGGGCTCAAAAAGGTATAAAAGACTGCAATTATTTTGGACTCCTCTACAGACTTCTCTGATGGAGGCCTTAAGTACATGCAGAAGAGGGTTCCATAAAATAGAGTGACTACCGTCAGGTGGGAACCGCAGGTGGAAAAGGCTTTGTGCCTGCCTGCAGCAGAACACATCCTCAAGATagccacaaaaatgaaaagataggaCAGAAGAATGACCGAGAGAGAACTTGAGAGAGTAAATCCAGCTACTACAAACATCGCCATGTTTTTGACAGAGGTGTCAGAGCAGGCCAACATTATAAGGGGAGGATCCGCGCAGTAGAAATGATTGATTTCAAGGGAGCCACAGAAGGATAAGTGAAATGTCAGCAGTGCCTGAGAAAGTCCATTAAGGAAGCCACATATATAAGTGACTGTGACCAGACAGACACAAACATTCTTGGACATCCTGGAACTGTAATGCAGAGGACTGCAAATGGCTACGTAGCGGTCCAATGCCATTGCAGCAAGGATATAAAACTCAGTGATCACTAGAGCAATGAAGAGAAGACACTGTGTGAAGCATCCAGCGTAGGAGATGGTCTTCTGGTCTGAGAGGAAAATGTACAGCATATTTGGGGTAATATTGGAGGAATAGCAAATGTCTACAAAGGAGAGGTGGCcaaggaagaaatacatgggaGTTTGGAGGTGGGAATCAGTCCGGATCAGCACGATCAGGCACAGATTCCCTGACAGCGTGACTAGGTAGACGACCAGAAACACCCCAAACAGGATCCTCTCTAGCACGGGGTCGTCTGTGAGTCCCAAGAGAATAAATTCTGTCATTATAGTGTGGTTTGGGGAGAACATCTTCTTATCCCTTTAAAACTGAAAGTGACAAAGACTGTGTGTGAGGATTTCTGTCTGATCCAGATTCTGTATTTATTCAATCCATgtattattcactcattcatttattcatctatggGACAATTGCTCTTTTCAAAAAACTCATCAGAATGTCCATCTAATATTTTCACCCTATATCTCTATGGTATCTGTCTTTcttcctaacacacacacacacacacacacatatatatacatacacatatatagatacacaTTCATATATTCACACATTTGTATCTGTCTTCTTGGGGCATTCCACTTTGGTAATTTTTTCTAACTTTGTGAGGAAACAGAAAACCCCAAATGAATGAAAATCAGCTGTGAAAAGCAACATGTTATTTGCATCATTCAAATGGACAAATGAAGGAATTTCAATCTCCAGGATCCTTCCATCTCTGATATCCTATTGTTTCagatataaattgaaataaaatttattataacatGTTCACTTAAAATTCTTAGTTGTCTggcttaaaatattattcagagaATGAACATTAAATTAGTGAAATTTATCTCTTGATATGTGGCTAAGAAGGCATAGAATTGAAAATTGTATCACCCCTTTATAATTTTATCCATCCATATAGTCATGTGCACTGTAGAGTTTGATAGGTTTTCCGTCCCACTTTCTGGGCTTAAAGAAGTAaacaaattttccattttcatggagCATATGTTATAGTAGAGGAAACAGAGTAAgcacatagaaaaaatatataacataatttaaGGTAAAAAGCAGGttctataaaaaaaatgaaggtgTATGCTTTTAGAGCAACATTCAGAGAGGACTTTTCTGAAAAGATAGCATTTGAACAGTAGATAAACAATTCCACTGTATGGGGAAGAGTGTGGATGTTTTTGGTTCCCATTTTTGTGCAACTAACCCACTCAAGAAAATGTTTGTTTAGGCAACCACAGATaatgtttaaaaggaaattaagctTCCAGCCCCAGCCACTCTCTCTCAGTCCTTTGTGAAAATAAGATATGACTGTAAAAATTACCCCTCAAAAATTACACCCAACTgcattaattatttaattctcacatataCATCAGAAAATATTGCATATAACAATTGATTTTTAGAAAGTCAATGAAATACTAACATATGGATAGACTTTCATTATAcaaaaaagatgtatttttaataaacaaatgtaGAACATGACCTACCTCTAAATGTTTACTCACTATTGTATAAAAGCAAGGTGGGaagatttataatatatttcttaGGTATATTCCCTGGAGTACTTTAAAACTAATTCTCAAGAacctattaaaatattctttgtttctcAAGGGCATAACCTTAATTTGATGCTTGGAGGAGCTAGATTCTCCTTTGAAGATGAAATCCCTGTGTAACACGTGTGTACACTGTTACACTTATACATGAAATCTTAGCACAACTAGAGAAATTAGccattaatttcaataatatggAAGGAGGAAAACATGGAGTAgataagttttgtatttttaacatagTAAAGACAAGGGAATTCCCatcaaatttttcaatttttctccataaaCACTGGGATGAGGGCATCCACCGAGGATGAGGCATAGGAAGGTTTGGTAGGTGAGAGATTTGAGGAGAGGAAAGCTTTGAAGGACTGTGGAGAATGGAAGAGTGACATAATAAGAAGGAAGCAGAGGACTAGCCAGGGCTGAGGgtcatctggaggatggacattaTGGATTGATGCTGGAACCTTTCTGCCCTACTGAGTTAATGTCATCAGTATGCCAAGAATCAAAGACAGGTCTGACAACTAGGATCATTTATAAAAGTATTGGTTTAGAGGAGGGATACTAATAGAATAAAGACAAGTTTAATGTTGTTTGACACTGTATTtgttggaggaaaaagaaaactagataTGCTTTCATTAGTCTGTATGTTTCAGTGCACAGATAGTTCCAGACCAATACAATCAAATGAATCAAAGTATACTCTGACCAGGACAAgacaggcatcagtatttttcttAGTGTTCCAAATGGTGAGTTATAGTGTCAGCAATCAATCAATAAGAAATGGCGGTAtatagggccgggtgcggtggctcacccctgtaatcctagcactctgggaggccgaggcaggtggatcgctcgaggtcaggagttcgagaccagcctgagcaagagtgagaccgcgtctctctactaaaaatagaaagaaattatctggccaactaaaaatatatatagaaaaaattagccgggcatggtggtgcatgcctgtagtcccagctacgagggaggctgaggcaggaggattgcttaagccccggagtttgaggttgctgtgagtgaggctgatgccacggcactcactttagctcgggcaacaaagcgagactctgtctcaaaaaaaaaaaaaaaagaaagaaagaaagaaatggcggTATATCAAAATCAAAATGTGGATTTGGTATACCACCTGAATTTGAGATTATTTGAGCattgtcatattttttttctcaaattgaaatgtaaacttttctctatttaaattttctgatttattctgattctttccattaataacattttaaaaatataatagtattGCTTAAATATTTCTATGAAATCAAAAGTCTTACAAGATTATAATACTGGTGCCTCACATTTCCTGACCCTTGTTTTGCATAAAAGTAGTTGAAGATTTGGCTCTTCTTTAAGCAGAATGGTAGCTTTCCGTTTGAAGAAAACATCCCCTAaagtatgtgtgcgtgtgtatgtatttatgtattttcttatatacGTTAACATAAAACAACATTGTAATAAAACATAAGATTTACAAAGTGACTCTtctaacaataaataaaactggcTCAATAATAactaaatagataaaattaagtGTAATGAAGTGGCTATTTTAGATAAGGAATAACAATCTATAAGTAGGGGATCACACGATAAGAAGTCCATACATTAAAAAGacaatgttaatttatttatataacaacAAATAAGATTAGAGAATACAGAATACAGCTACATGTATGAAACTACCTTAAAGAAGAGTTTTACACATACTTATTTGTCTTCAAAAGCCTTCATAAGGCTCTGTTTATATTATTTGAAGACATTAATTTCTTAGTTCGTGTCATTTTCTTTCAACTGCAGTGACTAATGATGCATGTCTGCTAGAAGGACACCTAAGGAATTTAGCTACATAAATGTCACAATGGTCAGATAGTTGAATACATTCTACTAGCCCTAGAAGATTTTTACTTGTATAATTGTTGTTATTCagctggctattttttttaaaagttatagcaGGTTCAACATCTTACTGAAAGTCCTACTGatataataaaatcatacaaattggaaagaaacTAACAAATTTGTGTTActcacagatgacatgatattttatataaaatctcttttaaaatatgtgaaaaaattcaGTGTATATTTTGAAGGGTTATAAGATTACAAGGTTAATATTCAAAGAACATTCATAGAATTATATAGAAACAACACACAAAtggaatataaaatttaagaatatcatGTGTAATACATCAAAACCATAAACTCgttagaaataaatacaataaaggtGTGCAAAAGATACATACTGAAAACTACCAAACCCtgtaaagagaaattaaagaggactTAAATAGTGAAGATATATATCACACATGTAGATTAGACTATTCAATGTTGTCAATAGGCCAGTTCTTCCTAAACTGATCAGGGTTTTAATGCCAGTCCCATCAAAATTTCAGTAggcttattttttcaaaatttgttgaGCTGATTCTAACATACATAATGATATTTGAAAAACTTAGGTTAGCCAAAACCatttttgaaagggaaaaaaagaattgtggATAATTTACACTACATAAACTTACACAGCCAGTAGGATGTATCCAATTATCTGACCATTGTAATAATTACACAGCTAATTCATCAGGTGTATTTCTAGCAGACATATATCAATTGATCATTTTAAGTGAAGCAAAATGACATTAACTAATCATTTAATGTCTTCATATATAACTTAAACAGGTTTTGGAAGATTTTCTTGGAAAAGTATAATCAGTGTGTGTAAAACTCTTCCTTGAGTTAATATCACACACCTAATAGCTATCAAGAACTTATAGTACTCAAAATGTGGATCTAAGGATAACAAATAGATTAATGgtacagaacagagagcccagaaatatacCTGCTAATATTACAGACAGTGGATTTTTGAGCAAAGGTACAAAAGTATTTCAATGAGATTgctgctggaaaaattggatatttgTATAGGAATATTTAACTTCAACTCCTTTAACACACCATATGTCAATACTTCGGGATGAACTTTACGGGAAAAATATCCCTAAATGTAAATACTAAATCTACAAgtgatctagaaaaataaataaatagaagtgtATTTTCATAATCTTGaggaaaataaagatttcttAGGAAGGACAGAACAGCAttaattgtgaaatatattttacagtcttcataagatatatatacatatacatacacatatatatagaaagagagagagagtcatcaaattttaaaacacacactcTCCAAAATTATGCTGAGACAATGAAAAGGTAAACTACAGAATAGGAAGGCCATAGGCCATTCACGTGAAATAattctgacaaaggacttgtatttagaatatataaatatagccCACAATTCACTGATCAAAATATAAacagttcaattaaaaaaaagtctaagtTGTGAgaagacacttcaccaaagaaggtaTATGAATAGCAAATAACTACAGAGAGAATTTCAATATCTAAAATTgtcaagaaaacacaaattttgactataatggaatattacataaagAAGAGTCCTTCCCAGACCAAACTaagcaaaaaaccagaaaacccgTCTAAAGGAAATTTGACATTTTCATCAGAAACCTTATGAAAGAGGATTTTACTGGATCCATAATATCATTCTAAAGATACATCTTAGAGTAATAATATGAGCCatactcaaatgatcctctctgttatataatttgaataaagcataaaagaaaaaaactcacgTACTATGGTTGACAAgtttctggaaaatagtttggaagtTATTAagcactataaaaataaaaggaattgtCATTTCCATAGCAATTAATAATTCTGTCTTTTATAAGTTTGCATTAGTAGAAGTACTGTGGATGGGCTCATCTgttctttattgattttatagAGTAATAACAGTGCCTTCTAGTCTTGTCTTTGAGTCTATGCTATTTTTGTCAATTCGTTGAGGTTGCACAATTAGGTAAATTTTACCTAATAAGTTGACACATACTTCCAAATCGCATACATAAATTATGAAGAACAAAAAATACTCATAACAGAAagtaatttgttaatttaaaatgctCATGGACCTGTGACCAAAATATCTGGCTTATTTAACAAACAGTTTCTTTCGGATAACTTCCTTTATTGCTCTTTTAACATCTTTGTTTCTCAGACTGTAGATCAATGGGTTTAACATAGGACTcacaaagatataaaaaacaGCTACAATTTTCCCCTGTTCTACAGAGGCCTCAGACGGGGCCCTCAAATGCATGCAGAACAGCGTCCCGTAAAAGATGGTGACAGCCGTCAGATGGGAgccacaggtggagaaggccttgtgCCTGCCCTCAGCAGAGCGGATGCGCAGGATGGCTGTGAATATGAAAACATAGGAGATGAGGATGATGGTGAGAGAGCAGGTCAGGTTGATACCAGCCACCACGAACATGGCAGTTTCTTTGACGTAGGCATCCGAGCAGGCGAGGACCATGAGAGGTGGGTCTGAGCAGTAAAAATGGTTGATCTCGTTGGGTCCACAGAAGGACAGACGAAGCATCAGGATGGTTTGTGCCAGACCGTTTGCAAAGCCATAAACATAAGCAGCAGCAACGAGAGACAGGCAGACACATCTGGACATTTTGCCACCATATAACAaaggcttgcagatggccacatagcggtcataaGCCATCACTGCGAGCATGTAATACTCTGTGATCACCAGGGCaatgaaaaagtgaaattgtATAGCACAGCCAATGAAGGAAATGGTCTTTCTCTTGGATAAGAAGTTAATCAGCATCTGAGGAGTGACATTGGTGGCGTAACAGAGATCTACAAAGGAGAGGTGACTGAGGAAGAAGTACATCGGAGTGTGAAGTTTTGAGTCACTTCTGATTAACAGAATCATGCTCACATTGCCAATGACCGTGATAAGGTAGGTGACTAAGAATACCACAAAAAGGACAGATTGCAGCTCAGCTCGATTTGTCAGTCCCAGGAGAATAAACTCAGTCACTGttgtatagtttttctttaacattGTGTTTGCTTGGCTCCTAATGAGtgctaaagaaaaggaaaaaaaatgcatatggCTTTTGTCATGTATTCATCACTCCCATGGTGTCATCTGATATTTCTTCCCCTTGGATCTTGTGGAACGACagtaaatcttaaatatttttatgtataaaacacatgtatatacacagagTATGTAAACaatatgcatatgcatatgtatgcaggtatacacatacacatgtattgATGGTATAATGCTTATGGGGGgacaattaaggaaaaaaatagtgcaTCAAAAGCCTCCAGAGGAAGAGAGGAATTGTGAAA
Encoded proteins:
- the LOC138384976 gene encoding olfactory receptor 5M1, giving the protein MFSPNHTIMTEFILLGLTDDPVLERILFGVFLVVYLVTLSGNLCLIVLIRTDSHLQTPMYFFLGHLSFVDICYSSNITPNMLYIFLSDQKTISYAGCFTQCLLFIALVITEFYILAAMALDRYVAICSPLHYSSRMSKNVCVCLVTVTYICGFLNGLSQALLTFHLSFCGSLEINHFYCADPPLIMLACSDTSVKNMAMFVVAGFTLSSSLSVILLSYLFIFVAILRMCSAAGRHKAFSTCGSHLTVVTLFYGTLFCMYLRPPSEKSVEESKIIAVFYTFLSPMLNPLIYSLRNKDVILALQQMTREIFFHKMAF
- the LOC138384490 gene encoding olfactory receptor 5M5-like, with translation MLKKNYTTVTEFILLGLTNRAELQSVLFVVFLVTYLITVIGNVSMILLIRSDSKLHTPMYFFLSHLSFVDLCYATNVTPQMLINFLSKRKTISFIGCAIQFHFFIALVITEYYMLAVMAYDRYVAICKPLLYGGKMSRCVCLSLVAAAYVYGFANGLAQTILMLRLSFCGPNEINHFYCSDPPLMVLACSDAYVKETAMFVVAGINLTCSLTIILISYVFIFTAILRIRSAEGRHKAFSTCGSHLTAVTIFYGTLFCMHLRAPSEASVEQGKIVAVFYIFVSPMLNPLIYSLRNKDVKRAIKEVIRKKLFVK